A genomic segment from Streptomyces sp. NBC_00654 encodes:
- a CDS encoding transglycosylase domain-containing protein, producing the protein MPKKRSGGGLTTTQQAAKFLGVAALSGAVLAGIALPAAGALGLAAKGTVEGFDEIPSNLKTPPLSQRTTILDREGGALATVYSRDRTVVPLKDISPYMQDAIIAIEDSRFYEHGAVDLKGILRAMNRNVQAGGAAQGASTLTQQYVKNVFVEEAGDDPEKVAEATQQTLGRKVRELKYAIQVEEELGKKKILENYLNITFFGQQAYGIEAASQRYFSKHAKDLKLEEAALLAGVVQSPSRYDPVNDAEEATKRRNTVLARMAAVRSISQAEAEKAMATPIKLKVRKPKNGCITAVSGSGFFCDYVRKAILRDPAFGKTEEERSKLWNLGGLTIRTTLDPRAQQAANEAATAKVNKDDKFAASVVQLQPGTGKILSMGQSRPYGLDQKKNETVLNLSVSNKMGGSTYGFQVGSTFKPITAAAALEKGISPSTSFSTDWKLSVPMSSFTTCSGSTAGGGNWDLQNEMESEKGSWDMTSALGKSINTYFALLEQKAGLCDTVKMAKKMGYERGDGKEIGENPSITLGGEVSTPLSMAAAYATFANRGTYCTPIAIESITDANGKKLKVPKSSCSRAMTERTADTINQMLKGVVEDGTGTQAGLSDRDNAGKTGTTNDRKDAWFVGYTPNLSTAVWVGDDIGEKSSMFGVTIGGQYYDKVCGGCLPGPIWKIAMTGALNASETPSFTPVSVPRAKPKEDKDKGRDRDEDHEDREDGKPGGGNPFPGISIPPGGFGNGGDSRGNHGDGTNGP; encoded by the coding sequence ATGCCAAAGAAGCGCTCGGGCGGGGGTCTCACGACGACCCAGCAGGCCGCCAAGTTCCTCGGTGTCGCCGCACTCTCCGGAGCTGTGCTGGCGGGCATCGCGCTGCCCGCGGCCGGAGCACTGGGCCTCGCCGCCAAGGGGACGGTCGAGGGATTCGACGAGATCCCCTCCAACCTCAAGACTCCACCGCTCAGTCAGCGCACCACGATCCTCGACCGCGAGGGCGGCGCGCTCGCGACGGTCTACTCGCGTGACCGCACCGTCGTCCCCCTCAAGGACATCTCCCCGTACATGCAGGACGCGATCATCGCGATCGAGGACTCCCGCTTCTACGAGCACGGGGCGGTCGACCTCAAGGGCATCCTGCGCGCGATGAACCGCAACGTGCAGGCGGGCGGGGCCGCGCAGGGCGCGTCGACCCTCACCCAGCAGTACGTGAAGAACGTCTTCGTCGAGGAGGCCGGCGACGATCCGGAGAAGGTCGCGGAGGCCACCCAGCAGACCCTGGGCCGCAAGGTCCGCGAGCTGAAGTACGCGATCCAGGTCGAGGAGGAGCTGGGCAAGAAGAAGATCCTGGAGAACTACCTCAACATCACGTTCTTCGGGCAGCAGGCGTACGGCATCGAGGCAGCGTCCCAGCGCTACTTCTCCAAGCACGCCAAGGACCTGAAGCTGGAGGAGGCCGCGCTGCTCGCCGGCGTCGTCCAGTCGCCGAGCCGCTACGACCCGGTCAACGACGCGGAGGAAGCGACCAAGCGCCGCAACACCGTGCTCGCCCGGATGGCCGCCGTCCGCAGCATCTCGCAGGCCGAGGCGGAGAAGGCCATGGCCACTCCGATCAAGCTGAAGGTCAGGAAGCCGAAGAACGGCTGCATCACCGCCGTCAGCGGCTCCGGGTTCTTCTGCGACTACGTACGCAAGGCGATCCTGCGTGACCCGGCGTTCGGCAAGACCGAGGAGGAGCGTTCGAAGCTCTGGAACCTCGGCGGTCTGACCATCAGGACCACGCTGGACCCGCGCGCGCAGCAGGCCGCGAACGAGGCCGCCACCGCGAAGGTCAACAAGGACGACAAGTTCGCGGCGTCGGTGGTGCAGCTCCAGCCGGGCACGGGCAAGATCCTCTCCATGGGTCAGTCCCGCCCCTACGGCCTGGACCAGAAGAAGAACGAGACGGTGCTCAACCTCTCCGTCAGCAACAAGATGGGCGGCAGCACCTACGGCTTCCAGGTCGGCTCGACATTCAAGCCGATCACCGCGGCGGCGGCGCTGGAGAAGGGCATCAGCCCGTCCACGTCGTTCTCCACGGACTGGAAGCTCTCGGTCCCGATGAGTTCCTTCACCACCTGCTCGGGCTCCACCGCCGGTGGCGGCAACTGGGACCTGCAGAACGAGATGGAGTCGGAGAAGGGCTCCTGGGACATGACGAGCGCGCTCGGCAAGTCCATCAACACCTACTTCGCGCTGCTGGAGCAGAAGGCCGGGCTCTGCGACACGGTCAAGATGGCGAAGAAGATGGGGTACGAGCGGGGCGACGGCAAGGAGATCGGCGAGAACCCGTCGATCACCCTCGGCGGTGAGGTGAGCACGCCGCTCTCGATGGCCGCCGCGTACGCGACGTTCGCCAACCGCGGCACGTACTGCACGCCGATCGCCATCGAGTCGATCACCGACGCCAACGGCAAGAAGCTCAAGGTCCCGAAGTCCTCGTGCTCGCGGGCGATGACCGAGCGGACCGCCGACACGATCAACCAGATGCTCAAGGGCGTCGTCGAGGACGGCACCGGTACGCAGGCCGGTCTCAGCGACCGGGACAACGCCGGCAAGACCGGTACGACGAACGACCGCAAGGACGCCTGGTTCGTCGGGTACACCCCCAACCTCTCCACGGCGGTGTGGGTGGGTGACGACATCGGCGAGAAGAGCTCGATGTTCGGCGTCACCATCGGCGGCCAGTACTACGACAAGGTCTGTGGCGGCTGCCTCCCGGGCCCGATCTGGAAGATCGCGATGACCGGGGCGCTGAACGCCTCCGAAACGCCTTCCTTCACCCCTGTCTCCGTCCCCCGGGCGAAGCCCAAGGAGGACAAGGACAAGGGCCGGGACAGGGACGAGGACCACGAGGACCGCGAGGACGGCAAGCCCGGCGGCGGCAACCCGTTCCCCGGCATCAGCATCCCGCCGGGCGGGTTCGGTAACGGCGGCGACTCCCGCGGCAACCACGGCGACGGAACGAACGGCCCCTGA
- a CDS encoding WhiB family transcriptional regulator, which yields MGWVTDWSAQAACRTTDPDELFVQGAAQNRAKAVCTGCPVRTECLADALDNRVEFGVWGGMTERERRALLRRRPTVTSWRRLLETARSEYERSTGILPAVIGLEDDELHETYAAAG from the coding sequence ATGGGCTGGGTAACCGACTGGAGTGCGCAGGCAGCCTGCCGCACTACCGATCCGGATGAACTGTTCGTACAAGGGGCAGCGCAGAACAGGGCCAAGGCGGTGTGCACCGGATGCCCGGTGCGGACCGAGTGCCTGGCCGATGCGCTCGACAATCGCGTCGAATTCGGCGTGTGGGGCGGAATGACGGAGCGGGAAAGACGCGCACTGCTGCGCCGTCGTCCCACCGTCACGTCCTGGCGCCGACTGTTGGAGACCGCGCGTAGCGAGTACGAGCGGTCGACGGGCATCCTGCCCGCAGTGATCGGTCTGGAGGACGACGAACTGCACGAGACGTACGCCGCCGCCGGGTAG
- a CDS encoding metallophosphoesterase: MRARYGVPLKVTAVGAAVGAAGLAYAAGFEARSFRLRRVTVPVLPHGARPLRVLQVSDIHMVSGQRKKRAWLQSLAGLRPDFVVNTGDNLSDPEAVPEVLDALGPLMEFPGVYVFGSNDYYGPTLRNPARYLLEKVQGKHGLNGNAPAVGVVHNPWEPMRDAFDEAGWLGLSNTRGRLKADGLEIAFTGLDDPHIRRDRYAEVAGGPETGADLSIGVVHAPYLRSLDAFTADGYPLILAGHTHGGQLCIPFYGALVTNCDLDTDRVKGLSSHTVGSRRAYLHVSAGCGTNRYTPVRFACPPEVTLLTLTPRD; the protein is encoded by the coding sequence ATGCGCGCACGCTACGGAGTACCCCTGAAAGTCACGGCAGTCGGCGCCGCGGTCGGCGCTGCCGGCCTCGCCTACGCCGCCGGATTCGAAGCCCGCTCGTTCCGTCTGCGGCGGGTCACCGTCCCCGTACTCCCGCACGGGGCACGCCCGTTGCGCGTGCTCCAGGTCTCCGACATCCACATGGTGAGCGGCCAGCGCAAGAAGCGGGCCTGGCTGCAGTCGCTGGCCGGGCTGCGCCCCGACTTCGTCGTGAACACCGGCGACAACCTCTCCGACCCGGAGGCGGTACCGGAGGTGCTGGACGCGCTCGGCCCGCTGATGGAGTTCCCGGGGGTGTACGTCTTCGGCTCCAACGACTACTACGGCCCCACACTCCGCAACCCGGCCCGCTACCTCCTGGAGAAGGTCCAGGGCAAGCACGGCCTCAACGGAAACGCCCCGGCGGTGGGTGTCGTGCACAACCCGTGGGAGCCGATGCGCGACGCGTTCGACGAGGCGGGCTGGCTGGGCCTGTCCAACACCCGCGGCCGGCTCAAGGCCGACGGCCTGGAGATCGCGTTCACCGGGCTGGACGACCCGCACATCAGGCGGGACCGCTACGCGGAGGTGGCGGGCGGCCCCGAGACGGGCGCCGACCTCTCGATCGGCGTGGTCCACGCCCCGTACCTGCGCTCCCTGGACGCCTTCACGGCGGACGGATACCCGCTGATCCTGGCGGGCCACACGCACGGCGGCCAGCTCTGCATCCCGTTCTACGGAGCGCTCGTCACCAACTGCGACCTCGACACCGACCGGGTGAAGGGCCTGTCCAGCCACACGGTGGGGTCCAGGCGCGCCTACCTCCACGTCTCCGCGGGCTGCGGCACCAACCGCTACACCCCGGTCCGCTTCGCCTGTCCCCCCGAGGTGACCCTCCTGACCCTGACCCCCCGCGACTGA
- a CDS encoding PE-PGRS family protein: MHRWSPLNDRQLVLLTRIGEGTEPVTSDSPELAATAHALKGRGLIIMPKQGGRWQADITNDGRFYLEHGHHPDRPERTPRRQRSAAPKLTPQAGPPSQQTAPSSAAAKPSRPSPASIGAALITQVQEAGRFLRIPNPSDGERARYRRAFDAARQCAPEGYHLKHTGRERGDFVLGLLRVTGEDDTEWNRIRLARSRVITDVEDVVAAVTADHSAFEISEEVLPRVIALLRLLTEQALVRHGEIAVSKKRRQARPLLTVHGRTYEVSFRERQKQVRYVPKQPGRRTYDWQRVAPANRSEPSGELELHLSQQSGYGSGWKKDWADTAKKSLEDQIGSVFRALKAHAEEEERARLEREAQQRRLREEREAEQLRLREEREREERERRLQEAEEMQRRQQEWEAAVSVATIKAVDAVRVELFSTALEHWRTAGEIRDFCSALDKAAATSSDGLDAERLREWSAWGKAEAERLDPTARGRGLTGHGFHAQPTGDQMRPFLDGWHPQRPEKVESVEKPQVEVASPKPEPDRRHDFSDERLDQGWRYGRPARAQWWRR, encoded by the coding sequence ATGCACCGTTGGTCGCCACTCAATGATCGCCAGCTGGTCCTGCTCACCCGCATTGGGGAGGGGACGGAACCTGTTACCTCAGACAGCCCGGAACTTGCCGCCACCGCTCACGCCCTCAAGGGGCGGGGCTTGATCATCATGCCGAAGCAGGGCGGGAGGTGGCAGGCGGACATCACCAACGACGGACGTTTCTACTTGGAGCACGGGCACCACCCGGACCGGCCGGAGCGGACTCCACGCAGGCAGCGTTCGGCGGCCCCCAAGCTGACACCACAGGCTGGCCCTCCCAGCCAACAGACAGCGCCCTCGTCTGCGGCTGCGAAGCCCTCGCGTCCCTCACCGGCCTCGATTGGCGCGGCCCTGATCACCCAAGTGCAGGAGGCCGGCCGCTTCCTCCGTATCCCGAACCCGAGCGACGGGGAGCGGGCCCGCTACCGGCGAGCATTCGATGCTGCGCGGCAATGCGCCCCCGAGGGGTACCACCTCAAGCACACGGGGCGGGAGAGGGGTGATTTCGTTCTCGGCCTGCTCAGGGTGACCGGCGAGGACGACACCGAGTGGAATCGGATTCGCCTGGCTCGTAGCCGCGTGATCACCGACGTTGAGGACGTGGTCGCGGCGGTCACCGCAGACCACAGTGCCTTTGAGATCTCCGAGGAGGTCCTCCCCCGGGTGATCGCACTGCTCCGTCTCCTCACCGAGCAGGCCCTCGTTCGCCATGGCGAGATCGCGGTGTCCAAGAAGCGCAGGCAGGCGCGCCCCCTGCTGACGGTCCACGGCAGGACGTACGAGGTCAGCTTCCGCGAGCGGCAGAAGCAGGTCAGGTACGTGCCCAAGCAACCGGGCCGGCGTACATACGACTGGCAGCGGGTTGCTCCGGCGAACCGGTCCGAGCCGTCCGGCGAGCTGGAACTGCATCTCAGCCAGCAGTCGGGCTACGGATCCGGATGGAAGAAGGACTGGGCCGACACCGCCAAGAAGTCGCTGGAGGACCAGATCGGTTCGGTATTCCGCGCGCTCAAGGCACACGCCGAAGAGGAGGAACGGGCTCGGTTGGAACGCGAGGCTCAGCAGCGGCGGCTGCGGGAGGAGCGGGAAGCGGAGCAACTGCGACTGCGTGAGGAGCGGGAGCGGGAGGAGAGAGAGCGCCGCCTACAGGAAGCGGAGGAGATGCAGCGCAGGCAGCAGGAGTGGGAGGCCGCTGTCAGCGTCGCGACGATCAAGGCCGTGGACGCGGTGCGGGTCGAGCTCTTCAGTACGGCCTTGGAGCACTGGCGGACTGCGGGGGAGATCAGGGATTTCTGCTCAGCGCTGGACAAGGCCGCTGCCACGTCGAGCGACGGCCTCGACGCCGAAAGGCTGCGGGAGTGGTCGGCGTGGGGGAAGGCCGAGGCCGAGCGGCTCGACCCCACTGCGCGCGGCAGGGGACTTACCGGCCACGGCTTCCATGCGCAGCCGACGGGCGACCAGATGCGGCCGTTCCTCGACGGCTGGCACCCGCAGCGTCCCGAGAAAGTGGAGTCGGTGGAGAAGCCTCAGGTGGAAGTCGCGTCACCCAAGCCGGAGCCGGACCGGCGGCACGACTTCAGCGACGAACGTCTGGATCAAGGCTGGAGATATGGACGCCCAGCTCGCGCTCAATGGTGGAGGCGATGA
- a CDS encoding LacI family DNA-binding transcriptional regulator yields the protein MGFAEKRGSYWRARYKTAPGKHLTVVDEQGKTIKFATKGEAQRSASEAENKYRRGDWRDPALGQETFGEYASRWYEAQDLAASTMQNYKRHIEEHLLPDFEDHALAGILRSDVDRWEKKERALYAASSVKTWRSTFHLIFEDAIDEGLITSNPATRRRGRGKRAGRSRDRGPEKVVTDPLGVLLTAERAALLSGRDDEFVAVVLKGYTGMRWGEVVGLETEFVRAGSVRVEWQLYELDSGEMVRCPPKDDSYRTLDSMDWLSALVANHIARTKPTPCPCHGRTYVFRGQGAARTGGHQGAKLVDVARRAEVSTGTVSNVLNHPDRVADATRTRVERAVNDLGFVRGGVVAEHAAHWRRNGFGTWLFTPAVSGWYPKKAPQEARPVPLLGEPWPGVPVRGRGAGNRADACWLPVAKGLTPHGLRHTHRTVMEDLGTEKVLMDQRMGHIDGSVSARYAHVTPGMRKRLMAGMTEQWEAALDSRLAMCPTSSVRVLRDLLHVRRQARGLE from the coding sequence TTGGGTTTCGCGGAGAAGCGCGGAAGCTACTGGCGTGCCCGATACAAGACCGCTCCCGGCAAGCACCTCACGGTCGTCGACGAGCAAGGCAAGACGATCAAGTTCGCCACGAAGGGCGAGGCCCAGCGCTCAGCGAGCGAGGCCGAGAACAAGTACCGACGCGGCGACTGGCGCGACCCCGCCCTGGGGCAGGAGACGTTCGGCGAGTACGCGAGTCGCTGGTACGAGGCCCAGGACCTGGCCGCCTCGACCATGCAGAACTACAAGCGCCACATCGAGGAGCACCTCCTCCCCGACTTCGAGGACCATGCGCTCGCCGGCATCCTGCGCTCGGACGTCGACCGGTGGGAGAAGAAGGAAAGGGCCCTGTACGCGGCCTCCAGCGTGAAGACCTGGCGCTCCACGTTCCACCTGATCTTCGAGGACGCGATCGACGAAGGTCTGATCACGTCGAACCCGGCGACCAGGCGACGCGGGCGGGGCAAGCGTGCGGGCCGCTCTCGTGACAGAGGCCCGGAGAAGGTCGTCACCGATCCGCTCGGCGTCCTGCTCACCGCCGAACGGGCAGCCCTGCTGTCCGGCCGCGACGACGAGTTCGTCGCCGTGGTGCTCAAGGGATACACCGGCATGCGCTGGGGCGAAGTCGTCGGCCTGGAGACAGAGTTCGTTCGCGCCGGATCCGTCCGTGTCGAGTGGCAGCTTTACGAGCTCGACTCGGGTGAGATGGTGCGCTGCCCGCCCAAGGACGACAGCTATCGCACCCTCGACTCGATGGACTGGCTGTCCGCCCTGGTCGCCAACCACATCGCCCGAACGAAGCCGACACCTTGCCCCTGCCACGGCAGGACCTACGTCTTCCGTGGCCAAGGCGCGGCTCGTACCGGAGGGCACCAGGGCGCGAAGCTCGTCGACGTCGCACGCCGGGCTGAGGTCTCCACGGGAACGGTGTCCAACGTCCTCAACCACCCTGACCGCGTCGCCGACGCCACCCGCACACGGGTGGAGAGGGCCGTCAACGACCTCGGGTTCGTGCGTGGCGGAGTCGTGGCGGAACATGCGGCGCACTGGCGCAGGAACGGCTTCGGGACCTGGCTGTTCACCCCGGCGGTGTCAGGCTGGTACCCGAAGAAGGCCCCGCAGGAAGCGCGCCCCGTCCCCCTGCTCGGCGAGCCGTGGCCCGGCGTCCCCGTACGGGGACGCGGCGCCGGCAACCGGGCCGACGCCTGCTGGCTCCCGGTCGCGAAGGGCCTCACGCCTCACGGACTGCGCCACACCCACAGGACCGTGATGGAGGACCTCGGCACCGAGAAGGTCCTGATGGACCAGCGCATGGGCCACATTGACGGCTCTGTGTCGGCGCGTTATGCCCACGTCACGCCGGGCATGCGCAAGCGGCTGATGGCCGGGATGACAGAGCAGTGGGAGGCAGCTCTCGACTCGCGGCTGGCCATGTGTCCCACATCATCGGTGCGCGTGCTCCGCGACCTTCTGCACGTACGCAGGCAAGCACGCGGCCTGGAGTAA
- a CDS encoding PE-PGRS family protein has translation MEMGEHWAYRVRPKDLGSAVHQVEIVRVGGPGRTGGVHVRFLDGDAAGLQEWVNPTCLVGPWAEAEEFHADDAAELALAEASRHVRGSAEFEAARLILGFVRPKSKLRLRRGVQDAGILDMGRLDETAPLVGMDPAKLRDDPAVHENRDGHCLAGWPVTERLARHVAERLADTILPEVDRKQQSLEQERAQGSWYSSYSRRDDRKLDAEATVLRTVRAWCGEDKSERYDELVALRAEVIRLGKLVERAVTTLRDRGHGFIASTIERELGVHISSLDPDVRR, from the coding sequence ATGGAAATGGGTGAGCACTGGGCGTATCGCGTGAGGCCGAAGGACCTGGGCAGCGCGGTTCACCAGGTAGAGATTGTTCGTGTCGGCGGCCCCGGCAGGACGGGCGGGGTCCACGTGCGGTTCCTTGACGGTGACGCCGCCGGGCTACAGGAATGGGTCAACCCCACGTGCCTCGTGGGTCCGTGGGCGGAGGCCGAAGAGTTCCACGCGGACGACGCGGCGGAGTTGGCGTTGGCCGAGGCGTCGCGACACGTGAGGGGCAGCGCGGAGTTCGAGGCCGCGCGGCTGATCCTCGGGTTCGTCAGACCGAAGAGCAAACTGCGCCTGCGGCGAGGCGTCCAGGACGCCGGCATCCTGGACATGGGCCGACTGGATGAGACCGCACCGCTCGTCGGTATGGACCCTGCGAAACTGCGGGACGATCCTGCGGTCCACGAGAACCGCGACGGCCACTGCCTTGCAGGTTGGCCAGTCACTGAACGTCTCGCCCGCCATGTGGCCGAACGTCTCGCCGACACGATCCTGCCGGAGGTGGACCGCAAACAGCAGAGCCTTGAGCAGGAACGCGCCCAGGGTTCTTGGTACTCCTCCTACAGCCGTCGCGATGACCGCAAGCTGGACGCCGAAGCGACCGTCCTGAGGACCGTGCGGGCCTGGTGCGGCGAGGACAAGTCTGAGCGCTATGACGAACTGGTCGCCCTGCGGGCGGAGGTCATCCGGCTCGGGAAACTGGTCGAGCGGGCGGTGACGACCCTACGTGACCGCGGACACGGCTTCATCGCCTCCACCATTGAGCGCGAGCTGGGCGTCCATATCTCCAGCCTTGATCCAGACGTTCGTCGCTGA
- a CDS encoding helix-turn-helix domain-containing protein has product MPEIPLGIGPAGVLTAQAITRSRAARGFAQRQLAERVTALGRPMTITMLSRIECRQRRCDVDDLVAIAAALDVSPLTLLAETS; this is encoded by the coding sequence ATGCCTGAAATCCCCCTGGGAATTGGTCCGGCCGGTGTGCTGACCGCCCAAGCCATAACCCGTTCCCGCGCAGCGCGCGGATTCGCTCAGCGCCAGCTGGCCGAACGGGTGACTGCGCTCGGCCGCCCCATGACCATCACGATGCTGTCCCGCATCGAATGCCGGCAGCGCCGCTGCGACGTCGATGACCTCGTCGCCATCGCAGCCGCTCTCGACGTCTCGCCGCTCACGCTGCTCGCCGAGACGAGTTAG
- a CDS encoding GatB/YqeY domain-containing protein — protein sequence MTTLKSKLKEDLHTAMKARDELTSSTLRLTLTAITKEEVSGKTARELSDDEVQKVIAKEAKKRREAAEAFAQGGRTEQAEREKAEGELLDGYLPKQLSDDELNAIVASAVEEARSAGAEGPRAMGAVMKIVNPKVTGLAEGGRVAAAVKKLLAG from the coding sequence ATGACCACGCTCAAGTCCAAGCTCAAGGAAGACCTCCACACGGCCATGAAGGCGCGCGACGAGCTGACCTCGTCCACCCTTCGGCTCACCCTCACCGCGATCACCAAGGAAGAGGTCAGCGGCAAGACGGCGCGCGAGCTCTCCGACGACGAGGTGCAGAAGGTGATCGCCAAGGAGGCGAAGAAGCGCCGCGAGGCGGCCGAGGCCTTCGCCCAGGGCGGCCGGACCGAGCAGGCGGAGCGGGAGAAGGCGGAGGGCGAGCTGCTCGACGGTTATCTGCCCAAGCAGCTGTCCGACGACGAGCTGAACGCCATCGTCGCGTCCGCCGTCGAAGAGGCGAGGAGCGCCGGGGCCGAGGGGCCGCGGGCGATGGGTGCCGTCATGAAGATCGTGAACCCGAAGGTCACCGGACTCGCCGAGGGCGGCCGCGTCGCCGCCGCGGTGAAGAAGCTCCTCGCGGGCTGA
- a CDS encoding ATP-binding protein encodes MTTATTSREPQRISSLAARLDTILADRGIDATAVPAEAPSERVTALELAEARIPPRYRDALAGHDQVVAWVDEVALAARPGPSGTRGIALGPSLLIAGPTGTGKTHQAYGAVRSLLTAGVRLRWEAATTADLYARLRPRAGHDAERDLATLSTCPLLILDDLGAAKQSEWTEEITYRLINRRYTDLLPTLLTTNLPTAALRDAVGDRVASRLAEMTTTVVLTGADRRRRPHA; translated from the coding sequence GTGACCACAGCCACCACCAGCCGGGAACCGCAGCGCATCAGCTCCCTGGCAGCCCGTCTCGACACGATCCTCGCCGACCGGGGCATCGATGCCACCGCCGTACCCGCCGAGGCGCCCTCTGAGCGGGTGACCGCCCTGGAACTGGCCGAGGCGCGCATCCCACCTCGCTACCGCGATGCCCTCGCCGGCCACGATCAGGTTGTCGCCTGGGTTGACGAGGTGGCCCTCGCCGCACGGCCCGGCCCGAGCGGCACCCGGGGCATCGCGCTCGGACCGTCCCTGCTGATCGCCGGCCCCACCGGCACCGGCAAGACGCACCAGGCGTACGGCGCGGTGCGGTCGCTGCTGACCGCCGGTGTGCGCCTGCGGTGGGAAGCCGCCACTACGGCCGACCTGTACGCCCGCCTACGCCCACGCGCCGGCCACGACGCCGAGCGAGACCTCGCCACTCTCAGCACCTGCCCGCTGCTGATCCTGGACGACCTCGGCGCGGCCAAGCAGTCGGAGTGGACCGAGGAGATCACGTACCGGCTGATCAACCGCCGCTACACCGACCTGCTCCCCACCCTCCTCACGACCAATCTGCCGACCGCCGCGCTGCGCGATGCCGTCGGCGACCGCGTCGCCTCCCGTCTCGCCGAGATGACCACGACCGTCGTCCTCACCGGCGCAGACCGCAGACGCCGACCCCACGCCTGA
- a CDS encoding helix-turn-helix domain-containing protein translates to MAEQTGAEVAPARLYRPDEVAAVLGCSAWWVKDRARRRQIPFARVGRAYRFTAAHLAEIIRLHEERPAVAARPPSPGAPPAAPARRSSAPEPGAPSGRLRARPPRRSDRAAFDTAA, encoded by the coding sequence GTGGCTGAGCAAACAGGCGCCGAGGTCGCACCGGCCCGCCTCTACCGCCCCGACGAGGTCGCCGCCGTGCTCGGCTGCTCTGCCTGGTGGGTCAAGGATCGCGCCCGCCGTCGCCAGATCCCCTTCGCCCGAGTGGGTCGTGCCTACCGCTTCACCGCCGCCCATCTCGCCGAGATCATCCGCCTCCACGAGGAGCGACCGGCCGTCGCTGCGCGGCCACCGTCCCCCGGCGCCCCGCCTGCGGCCCCTGCCCGACGCTCCAGCGCCCCCGAGCCGGGTGCACCTTCCGGCCGCCTGCGCGCCAGGCCGCCCCGCCGATCCGACCGAGCCGCATTCGACACCGCCGCGTAG